From a single Streptomyces sp. NBC_00377 genomic region:
- the dcd gene encoding dCTP deaminase codes for MLLSDKDIRAEIDAGRVRIAPYDESMVQPSSIDVRLDRYFRVFENHKYPHIDPSVEQADLTRLVEPEGDEPFILHPGEFVLASTYEVITLPDDLASRLEGKSSLGRLGLVTHSTAGFIDPGFSGHVTLELSNLATLPIKLWPGMKIGQLCMFRLTSPAESPYGSERYGSRYQGQRGPTASRSFLNFHRTQV; via the coding sequence GTGCTTCTCTCAGACAAGGACATCCGGGCCGAGATCGACGCCGGACGAGTGCGGATCGCCCCCTACGACGAATCCATGGTGCAGCCGTCGAGCATCGATGTACGGCTCGACCGGTACTTCCGGGTGTTCGAGAACCACAAGTACCCGCACATCGATCCCTCCGTCGAGCAGGCCGACCTGACCCGGCTCGTGGAGCCCGAGGGCGACGAGCCGTTCATCCTTCACCCGGGGGAGTTCGTGCTCGCGAGTACCTATGAGGTCATCACGCTCCCCGACGATCTCGCCTCGCGGCTCGAGGGGAAGAGTTCCCTGGGCCGGCTCGGGCTCGTCACCCACTCCACCGCCGGATTCATCGACCCCGGCTTCTCCGGGCACGTGACGCTCGAGCTGTCCAACCTCGCCACCCTGCCGATCAAGCTCTGGCCCGGCATGAAGATCGGCCAGCTGTGCATGTTCCGGCTCACCTCGCCCGCCGAGTCCCCGTACGGCAGCGAGCGCTACGGGTCCAGGTACCAGGGCCAGCGCGGGCCGACGGCCTCCCGGTCCTTCCTCAACTTCCACCGGACCCAGGTGTGA